A section of the Chitinivorax sp. B genome encodes:
- the mltF gene encoding membrane-bound lytic murein transglycosylase MltF: protein MSTITQRLSFYALLLSTLVACTQDPPPPVDLRVKPVVQQKELVVLTQTAPNSFYVDSDGNYAGLEYDLVRLFAQKLGVPVRFVLLPNRQQTYVQLAAQHAHLAAAGLSVANNAPDGVAFGPAYLQMTTVVAYNTQQTKPSNISDLIGKKILVPNGSSHITLLETLKETSPDLSWQEAPYNDPAELLEKLANGEADYVIADSIIVDVLRNFHPNIDTAFELSTPRQVAWALPSTAPESLKQAVTAFFVQAQTDGTLRRLTDRYFGHLRRLNPIDVQTMLQARSTRLAEYRKYFEEAELLTGIDWRLLAALGYQESHWDPLATSPFGVRGLMMLTNATAERLGISNRLDPRESILGGARYLQMLREMLPARIGEPDRTWIALATYNVGYGHLEDARVLAQRQKKNPDAWTDLKATLPLLRDEAYFTTVKNGFARGGETVVFVENVRTYRDILVRFEPPFRPLFPAFNDKVTVSEAQQAPSGSVTATQH, encoded by the coding sequence GTTGCATGCACACAGGACCCTCCACCCCCGGTCGATTTGCGGGTAAAACCTGTCGTTCAACAGAAAGAACTGGTGGTGCTGACCCAAACAGCCCCCAACTCCTTTTACGTAGACAGCGATGGGAACTACGCAGGTCTCGAATATGATCTAGTTCGACTGTTTGCACAAAAACTAGGTGTACCAGTCAGGTTTGTATTGTTACCCAATCGCCAACAAACCTATGTCCAGTTGGCCGCGCAACATGCCCACCTGGCCGCAGCAGGCCTATCAGTGGCAAATAATGCACCGGATGGCGTGGCCTTTGGCCCCGCCTATTTGCAAATGACAACGGTCGTTGCCTACAACACTCAGCAGACCAAACCTTCCAACATATCGGATTTGATCGGAAAAAAAATCCTGGTGCCCAATGGCTCCAGCCACATTACATTACTGGAAACACTCAAGGAAACATCGCCAGACTTGAGCTGGCAGGAAGCCCCCTACAACGACCCGGCCGAGTTACTGGAAAAATTGGCCAATGGTGAGGCAGATTATGTGATTGCCGATTCCATCATTGTGGATGTGTTGCGCAACTTCCATCCCAATATCGATACTGCATTTGAGCTCTCCACACCTCGACAGGTGGCCTGGGCTTTGCCCAGCACAGCACCGGAATCACTCAAACAAGCGGTCACCGCATTTTTTGTCCAGGCGCAAACGGATGGCACCTTACGGCGCCTGACCGATCGCTATTTTGGCCACTTGCGTCGGCTGAACCCGATTGATGTACAAACCATGTTGCAGGCACGTAGCACACGCCTGGCCGAATATCGCAAATACTTTGAAGAAGCAGAGCTGCTAACAGGAATCGATTGGCGATTACTAGCCGCATTGGGTTATCAGGAATCACACTGGGACCCGCTGGCCACCTCCCCCTTTGGGGTGCGAGGGCTGATGATGCTGACCAATGCCACCGCCGAGCGCCTGGGTATCTCAAATCGGCTGGACCCACGTGAAAGTATTCTGGGCGGCGCACGTTATCTGCAGATGCTTCGCGAAATGTTACCCGCTCGTATCGGCGAACCGGATCGAACATGGATTGCACTCGCCACCTACAACGTGGGATACGGTCACCTGGAAGATGCACGGGTACTAGCGCAACGGCAGAAAAAGAACCCGGATGCCTGGACCGACCTAAAAGCCACCCTTCCGTTGTTAAGAGATGAAGCCTATTTCACCACCGTCAAAAATGGCTTTGCACGTGGTGGAGAAACCGTAGTGTTTGTCGAGAACGTACGTACCTATCGCGATATTCTGGTACGGTTCGAACCACCATTCCGGCCACTGTTTCCAGCCTTCAACGACAAGGTAACTGTCTCAGAAGCACAGCAAGCCCCATCCGGCAGCGTAACAGCCACGCAGCATTGA